One Pectobacterium polaris DNA window includes the following coding sequences:
- the xylH gene encoding xylose ABC transporter permease XylH codes for MLQRLKSINLQVYVMIAAIIAIMLFFTYMTDGAYLSARNLSNLLRQTAITGILAVGMVFVIISAEIDLSVGSMMGLLGGAAAIFDVWFGWPLPLTIVVTLALGLLLGAWNGWWVAYRKVPSFIVTLAGMLAFRGILIGITNGTTISPTSEAMSQIGQSYLPSGMGFMFGAIGLMVFIAWQWRRRSSRARLGLPINPPAGDIGRQTFTALVVLGAIYLLNDYRGVPTPVLVLTLLMLGGIFLATRTAFGRRIYAVGGNIDAARLSGVNVERTKMAVFAINGLMVAVAGLILSSRLGAGSPSAGNIAELDAIAACVIGGTSLAGGIGSVAGAVMGAFIMASLDNGMSMLDVPTFWQYVVKGGILLLAVWMDTATKRRV; via the coding sequence ATGCTGCAACGGTTGAAAAGTATCAATCTTCAGGTCTACGTGATGATTGCCGCCATCATCGCCATCATGCTCTTTTTCACCTACATGACCGACGGGGCGTATCTCAGCGCGCGTAATCTCTCCAATCTGCTGAGGCAAACGGCGATCACCGGCATTCTGGCGGTCGGTATGGTGTTTGTCATTATCTCCGCTGAAATCGATCTGTCGGTCGGCTCGATGATGGGGTTACTGGGCGGGGCGGCGGCGATTTTTGATGTCTGGTTTGGTTGGCCCTTGCCGTTGACCATCGTCGTGACGCTCGCGCTGGGACTATTGCTGGGCGCGTGGAATGGCTGGTGGGTCGCCTACCGGAAAGTCCCTTCGTTTATCGTAACGCTGGCCGGGATGCTGGCTTTTCGCGGCATTCTGATCGGCATCACCAACGGGACCACGATTTCCCCAACCAGCGAGGCAATGTCGCAGATTGGGCAGAGCTATCTGCCTTCTGGCATGGGTTTTATGTTCGGTGCCATCGGTCTGATGGTGTTTATTGCCTGGCAGTGGCGTCGGCGCAGCAGTCGCGCCCGATTAGGGTTACCGATAAACCCACCCGCAGGCGATATTGGCCGTCAGACATTTACGGCACTGGTGGTGCTGGGCGCGATTTATCTGCTGAATGACTATCGCGGTGTGCCAACGCCGGTTCTGGTGCTGACGCTGTTGATGCTGGGCGGTATTTTTCTGGCGACGCGAACCGCATTTGGCCGCCGCATCTATGCCGTGGGCGGGAATATCGATGCCGCTCGCCTATCGGGCGTGAATGTCGAGCGCACCAAAATGGCGGTGTTCGCGATTAACGGCCTGATGGTTGCGGTTGCCGGGCTGATTCTCAGTTCACGACTGGGGGCCGGGTCGCCATCTGCCGGGAATATTGCCGAGCTGGATGCAATTGCCGCCTGCGTGATTGGCGGCACCAGTCTGGCGGGCGGCATTGGTAGTGTCGCGGGCGCGGTGATGGGGGCATTTATCATGGCGTCGCTGGATAACGGGATGAGCATGCTGGATGTGCCGACGTTCTGGCAATACGTCGTTAAAGGCGGAATCCTTCTGTTGGCGGTGTGGATGGATACCGCAACAAAGCGTCGTGTGTGA
- a CDS encoding GlpM family protein produces MSLFIKSVIGALIVLLISVLAKSRNYYIAGLVPLFPTFALIAHYIVGTERGLEALRATILFGIWSVIPYLVYLISLYYFTAWMKLPQALLAAVVCWSISAALLVKIWTWYQGN; encoded by the coding sequence ATGTCATTGTTTATCAAATCAGTTATTGGCGCGCTGATCGTATTGCTCATCAGCGTACTGGCGAAAAGCCGAAACTATTATATTGCCGGGCTGGTGCCGTTATTTCCCACGTTCGCGCTGATCGCACATTATATCGTTGGTACCGAACGTGGGCTGGAAGCGCTGCGCGCCACCATCCTGTTTGGCATCTGGTCCGTGATTCCTTATCTGGTTTATCTCATCTCGCTTTATTACTTTACCGCGTGGATGAAATTGCCCCAGGCACTGCTCGCGGCAGTCGTGTGTTGGAGTATATCAGCGGCACTGTTGGTCAAAATCTGGACGTGGTATCAGGGGAATTAG
- a CDS encoding acyl-homoserine-lactone synthase — translation MLEIFDVSYTLLSEKKSEELFTLRKETFKDRLNWAVKCINGMEFDQYDDDNATYLFGVEDNQVICSSRLIETKYPNMITGTFFPYFDKVDIPEGNYIESSRFFVDKARSKTILGNTYPVSTMFFLATVNYSRSKGYDGVYTIVSHPMLTILKRSGWKISVVEQGLSEKQERVYLLFLPVDKESQDVLVRRINNNQEFVESKLREWPLSFEPMTEPVG, via the coding sequence ATGTTAGAGATATTCGATGTAAGTTACACACTATTGTCGGAAAAAAAATCGGAAGAATTGTTTACGCTCAGAAAAGAAACGTTTAAGGACCGGCTAAATTGGGCGGTAAAATGTATTAATGGGATGGAGTTCGATCAATATGATGATGATAACGCGACCTATCTTTTCGGCGTAGAAGATAATCAGGTCATTTGCAGTTCCCGGTTAATCGAAACAAAATACCCTAATATGATTACCGGCACATTTTTTCCCTATTTTGATAAAGTAGATATTCCCGAAGGGAACTATATTGAGTCGAGTCGCTTTTTTGTAGATAAAGCTCGGTCGAAAACTATTTTAGGTAATACTTATCCCGTTAGCACGATGTTCTTTTTGGCAACGGTGAATTACTCAAGAAGTAAAGGATATGATGGTGTTTACACAATCGTCAGCCATCCTATGCTCACAATATTAAAGCGTTCTGGCTGGAAAATTTCTGTTGTTGAACAAGGATTGTCAGAAAAGCAGGAAAGGGTTTATCTACTGTTTTTACCTGTCGACAAAGAAAGCCAGGATGTGTTAGTTCGTCGTATAAATAACAATCAAGAGTTCGTTGAAAGTAAGCTACGAGAGTGGCCACTGTCTTTCGAGCCTATGACTGAACCGGTCGGATAA
- a CDS encoding xylose ABC transporter ATP-binding protein, with amino-acid sequence MPHLLEMKNITKAFGAVKAVDNVSLMLDAGQVLSLCGENGSGKSTLMKVLCGIYPYGSYDGQIVFSGDELRANHIRDTEQKGIAIIHQELALVKEMTVLENLFLGNEWTRFGVMDYDNMYLRCQRMLEQVKLAVDPNTKVGELGLGQQQLVEIAKALNKQVRLLVLDEPTASLTERETAILLEIIQDLRDHGIACIYISHKLNEVKAISDVICVIRDGKPIGTRPAVELSEDQIIAMMVGRELTELYPNEPHVVGEEVLRVEHLTAWHPVNRHIRRVDDVSFALHRGEILGIAGLVGSGRTETVQCLFGAYHGHWQGDIFIDGKPVTISNCQQAMALGIAMVPEDRKKDGIVPVMSVAQNMTLAALDQFTGAFSMLDDAREQDIIRQSLANLKVKTSSPELAIARLSGGNQQKAVLAKCLLLNPRILILDEPTRGIDIGAKYEIYKLINALVKQHIAVIVISSELPEVLGLSDRVLVMHQGRIKADLVNRDLTQEQVMEAALRSEHRAENIAV; translated from the coding sequence ATGCCGCATCTGTTGGAAATGAAAAACATCACCAAGGCGTTTGGCGCGGTGAAAGCCGTGGACAACGTTAGCCTGATGCTGGACGCGGGTCAGGTTTTGTCGCTGTGTGGCGAGAATGGCTCAGGGAAATCCACCTTAATGAAGGTGCTGTGTGGTATTTACCCGTATGGCAGCTATGACGGGCAGATCGTGTTCTCTGGTGATGAGCTGCGCGCTAACCATATTCGCGATACGGAGCAAAAAGGCATCGCGATCATTCATCAGGAACTGGCGCTGGTGAAAGAGATGACGGTGCTGGAGAACCTCTTTTTGGGCAACGAGTGGACGCGTTTTGGCGTGATGGATTACGACAATATGTACCTCCGCTGCCAGCGCATGCTGGAGCAGGTCAAGCTGGCTGTTGACCCGAATACTAAAGTGGGCGAGCTTGGGTTAGGCCAGCAGCAACTGGTGGAAATCGCCAAAGCGCTAAACAAGCAGGTGCGTCTGCTGGTGCTGGATGAGCCAACGGCCTCATTGACCGAGCGGGAAACCGCAATCCTGCTGGAGATCATTCAGGATCTGCGCGATCACGGTATCGCCTGCATCTATATCTCGCACAAGCTCAACGAAGTTAAAGCCATTTCCGATGTGATTTGCGTGATTCGCGACGGGAAGCCGATTGGTACGCGTCCGGCTGTTGAGCTGAGCGAGGACCAGATCATTGCCATGATGGTAGGGCGTGAACTGACGGAGCTTTATCCCAATGAACCGCATGTCGTTGGTGAAGAAGTGCTGCGCGTAGAACACCTGACCGCCTGGCACCCTGTGAATCGCCACATTCGTCGGGTGGATGATGTCTCGTTTGCTCTGCACCGAGGTGAAATTCTCGGCATTGCTGGGCTGGTTGGGTCAGGGCGTACGGAAACGGTGCAGTGCCTGTTTGGTGCATATCACGGCCATTGGCAGGGCGACATCTTTATTGACGGTAAGCCAGTGACCATCAGCAATTGCCAACAGGCGATGGCACTGGGTATTGCGATGGTGCCGGAGGATCGTAAGAAGGACGGCATAGTCCCGGTGATGAGCGTGGCGCAGAACATGACGCTGGCGGCCCTCGACCAATTCACAGGGGCGTTTTCCATGCTGGATGATGCCCGTGAGCAGGACATCATCCGGCAGTCTCTAGCGAACCTGAAAGTGAAAACCTCCAGCCCGGAACTGGCGATTGCCCGATTAAGCGGCGGCAACCAGCAAAAAGCGGTGCTGGCGAAATGTCTGCTGTTGAACCCTCGCATTCTGATTCTCGATGAACCCACGCGCGGCATCGATATCGGTGCCAAATATGAAATCTATAAGCTCATTAATGCGCTGGTAAAACAGCACATTGCCGTCATTGTTATTTCTTCTGAATTGCCCGAAGTGCTGGGGTTGAGCGATCGGGTATTGGTGATGCATCAGGGGCGGATCAAAGCGGATTTGGTCAATCGTGATTTAACCCAGGAACAGGTTATGGAAGCTGCATTGAGGAGTGAACATCGTGCTGAAAACATCGCAGTCTGA
- a CDS encoding rhodanese-like domain-containing protein, producing MSYVTEYPFAASDIALSHFSRRLSVETDCADVAGSLSDTQQDFVLLHVVGSTKHFSARHIPGAIHLPHREITPERMAEWPDDTRFVVYCAGPHCNGADQAALKLAQLGRPVKIMIGGITGWEDEGFAFA from the coding sequence ATGAGTTACGTGACTGAATATCCCTTTGCTGCTTCTGATATCGCCCTATCCCATTTTTCACGTCGTCTGTCTGTGGAAACGGACTGTGCGGATGTAGCGGGGTCGCTCTCTGACACTCAGCAGGACTTTGTGTTATTGCATGTGGTGGGATCGACGAAGCACTTTAGCGCGCGCCATATACCGGGGGCGATTCATCTGCCGCACCGTGAAATCACACCTGAGCGTATGGCCGAGTGGCCTGATGACACGCGGTTTGTCGTCTATTGCGCGGGACCGCACTGCAATGGTGCCGATCAGGCGGCATTAAAGCTGGCACAACTCGGTCGCCCGGTAAAAATTATGATAGGGGGAATCACGGGATGGGAAGATGAAGGCTTCGCCTTCGCCTGA
- a CDS encoding DJ-1/PfpI family protein, producing the protein MSKKVAVLLAPGFEEAEAIMVIDVLHRMKIEVTMLSCYDRLELHSYHNIRMFADALLERSQDTLFDAVVIPGGPQGTVNLAANPMVVEFIRRHDDAGKLICPLCSAAARVLGGNKLLKGRRYVCSGNLWQDVTDGVYVDEKVVEDGNLISGKGLGVTFDFAFTIASRLTGDKENANFQVEHIDYDYWRVPA; encoded by the coding sequence ATGTCTAAGAAAGTCGCCGTTCTGCTGGCTCCTGGGTTTGAAGAAGCAGAAGCGATTATGGTGATTGATGTACTGCACCGTATGAAGATAGAAGTCACCATGCTGTCATGCTATGACAGACTGGAGCTGCACAGTTATCACAATATTCGCATGTTTGCCGATGCTCTGCTGGAAAGAAGCCAGGACACGCTGTTTGATGCCGTAGTCATTCCTGGCGGCCCACAGGGAACGGTAAATCTGGCCGCAAACCCGATGGTCGTCGAGTTTATCCGTCGCCACGACGACGCGGGGAAACTGATTTGCCCACTGTGCTCCGCAGCCGCTCGCGTGCTGGGGGGTAACAAACTGCTGAAAGGCCGCCGCTACGTTTGCTCCGGGAATTTATGGCAGGACGTGACCGATGGCGTTTATGTTGACGAGAAAGTCGTGGAAGACGGCAATCTGATCAGCGGCAAGGGGCTGGGGGTCACATTCGACTTTGCCTTTACCATCGCCAGCCGTCTGACCGGTGACAAAGAAAACGCCAACTTCCAGGTTGAGCACATCGATTACGATTACTGGCGCGTGCCAGCGTAA
- a CDS encoding helix-turn-helix transcriptional regulator: MSQLFSNNETISRVIKNQFDTALSHYGDIKYSYMVLNKKKPTEILIISNHHDEWREIYRANNYQHIDPVVIAALNKITPFPWDEDLLVSTQLKMSKIFNLSKEHNITNGYTFVLHDHTNNLVMLSIMIDESNVSNIDEVIESNKDKLQMTLMNIHSETISLYREMIRNKEDERSNDKDIFSQRENEILYWASMGKTYQEIALILGIKTGTVKFHIGNVVKKLGVLNAKHAIRLGIELQLIRPVQS; encoded by the coding sequence ATGTCGCAATTATTCTCCAACAATGAAACTATAAGCAGAGTAATAAAAAATCAATTCGATACAGCATTAAGTCACTATGGCGACATCAAATATTCCTATATGGTATTAAATAAGAAAAAACCTACAGAAATTCTTATCATTTCAAATCACCATGACGAGTGGAGAGAGATATACCGAGCCAATAACTATCAACACATCGATCCTGTAGTCATTGCTGCACTTAATAAAATCACACCTTTCCCTTGGGACGAAGATTTACTTGTCAGCACACAACTGAAGATGTCAAAGATCTTCAACTTATCCAAAGAGCATAACATCACCAACGGCTATACTTTCGTGCTTCATGACCACACTAACAATCTGGTTATGTTATCTATCATGATTGATGAATCTAATGTGAGTAACATTGATGAGGTCATCGAGAGTAATAAAGATAAATTACAAATGACGTTGATGAACATCCATTCAGAAACCATCTCTCTTTACAGAGAGATGATCAGAAACAAAGAGGATGAAAGGTCAAATGATAAAGATATTTTTTCTCAACGAGAAAATGAAATTCTTTACTGGGCCAGCATGGGAAAAACCTATCAGGAAATCGCACTGATATTAGGTATTAAAACAGGAACCGTTAAATTCCACATCGGCAATGTTGTAAAAAAACTCGGTGTATTAAATGCCAAACATGCCATCAGACTTGGCATCGAATTACAACTTATCCGACCGGTTCAGTCATAG
- the argG gene encoding argininosuccinate synthase: MTTILKHLPVGQRIGIAFSGGLDTSAALLWMRQKGAVPYAYTANLGQPDEDDYEEIPRRAMEYGAENARLIDCRKQLVAEGIAAIQCGAFHNTTAGVTYFNTTPLGRAVTGTMLVAAMKEDGVNIWGDGSTYKGNDIERFYRYGLLTNAELKIYKPWLDTDFIDELGGRQEMSEFMSQAGFGYKMSAEKAYSTDSNILGATHEAKDLEFLNSSVKIVNPIMGVKFWDENVKVPAEEVTIRFERGHPVALNGKTFADDVELMLEANRIGGRHGLGMSDQIENRIIEAKSRGIYEAPGMALLHIAYERLVTGIHNEDTIEQYHANGRQLGRFLYQGRWFDSQALMLRDSSQRWIASAITGEVTLELRRGNDYSIMNTVSDNLTYKPERLTMEKGDSVFSPDDRIGQLTMRNLDITDTREKLFNYAETGLLSSSASTGLPQVGQLQDKAEK; this comes from the coding sequence ATGACAACGATTCTCAAGCATCTTCCGGTTGGTCAGCGTATTGGTATTGCGTTCTCGGGTGGTCTGGATACCAGCGCTGCACTGCTTTGGATGCGTCAAAAAGGCGCGGTGCCTTATGCGTATACCGCGAACCTGGGGCAGCCAGACGAGGATGACTACGAGGAAATCCCACGTCGGGCTATGGAATACGGTGCAGAAAATGCTCGCCTGATCGATTGCCGCAAGCAACTGGTTGCTGAAGGTATCGCTGCGATTCAGTGTGGCGCATTCCACAACACGACGGCAGGCGTGACCTATTTCAACACCACGCCGCTGGGCCGTGCGGTTACCGGTACGATGCTGGTTGCTGCAATGAAAGAAGACGGCGTAAACATCTGGGGCGACGGCAGCACCTATAAAGGCAACGATATTGAGCGTTTCTATCGTTACGGCCTGCTGACTAATGCTGAACTGAAGATTTACAAGCCGTGGCTGGATACTGATTTTATTGATGAGCTGGGCGGCCGTCAGGAGATGTCCGAGTTTATGTCACAGGCAGGGTTCGGCTATAAAATGTCGGCCGAGAAAGCCTATTCCACCGATTCCAACATTCTGGGTGCGACGCATGAAGCGAAGGATCTGGAATTCCTGAACTCCAGCGTCAAAATCGTTAACCCGATTATGGGCGTGAAGTTCTGGGACGAAAACGTCAAAGTGCCAGCAGAAGAAGTGACCATCCGTTTTGAACGCGGTCACCCGGTTGCGTTGAACGGCAAGACCTTTGCCGATGACGTTGAACTGATGCTGGAAGCGAATCGCATCGGCGGTCGTCACGGTCTGGGCATGAGCGATCAGATCGAAAACCGTATCATTGAAGCGAAAAGCCGCGGCATCTATGAAGCGCCGGGAATGGCACTGCTGCACATTGCCTATGAGCGTCTGGTTACCGGTATCCACAACGAAGACACCATCGAGCAATACCACGCCAATGGCCGTCAGCTGGGTCGTTTCCTGTATCAGGGACGCTGGTTCGATTCTCAGGCTCTGATGCTGCGTGATTCTTCTCAGCGTTGGATCGCCAGCGCCATCACGGGTGAGGTTACGCTGGAGCTGCGTCGTGGTAATGATTACTCCATCATGAACACCGTGTCTGACAATCTGACCTATAAGCCAGAACGTCTGACCATGGAGAAAGGCGACTCGGTCTTTTCACCTGATGATCGTATCGGCCAACTGACCATGCGCAATCTGGATATTACCGACACGCGTGAAAAACTGTTTAATTATGCTGAAACGGGCTTGCTCTCTTCCTCCGCCAGCACGGGTTTGCCGCAGGTAGGGCAACTGCAGGATAAAGCAGAGAAATAA
- the xylR gene encoding D-xylose utilization transcriptional activator XylR (D-xylose enhances binding of XylR to the xyl promoter and activates transcription.), producing MFEKRYRITLLFNANKVYDRQVVEGVGEYLQASQCDWDIFIEEDFRCRIDNIKEWLGDGVIADFDDGEIKRLLQDVNVPLVGVGGSYHQPEDYPPVHYIATDNYALVESAFMHLKEKGLNRFAFYGLPASGGKGWAQEREHAFRQLVAAEKYQGVVYQGMETSPDNWQYAQNRLSDWVQGLPPQTGIIAVTDSRARHLLQVCEHLNIAVPEKLCVIGIDNEDLIRYLSRVALSSVAQGTRQMGYRAAKLLHQLLLNQSDVPLQRILVPPVRVVERRSTDYRSVHDPAVIQAMHFIRYHACKGIKVEQVLDAVGISRSNLEKRFKDEVGQTIHGMIHEEKLDRARNLLISTSLSIGEISLMCGYPSLPYFYAVFKKGYDITPKEYRERYGEGY from the coding sequence ATGTTTGAAAAACGCTATCGCATCACGCTGCTGTTCAACGCTAACAAAGTGTATGACCGTCAGGTGGTTGAAGGGGTTGGCGAGTATTTACAGGCCTCTCAGTGCGACTGGGACATCTTCATTGAAGAGGATTTCCGGTGCCGCATTGATAACATCAAAGAATGGCTTGGCGACGGCGTGATTGCCGATTTTGACGATGGCGAGATCAAGCGGCTACTACAGGATGTGAATGTTCCGCTGGTGGGTGTGGGCGGTTCTTACCATCAGCCCGAGGATTATCCGCCCGTGCATTATATCGCGACAGATAATTATGCGCTGGTGGAAAGCGCGTTTATGCACCTCAAAGAGAAAGGGCTGAATCGCTTTGCTTTTTATGGCCTGCCGGCATCGGGCGGGAAAGGTTGGGCGCAGGAACGGGAGCATGCTTTCCGGCAGCTGGTTGCGGCAGAAAAGTATCAGGGTGTGGTGTATCAGGGAATGGAAACCTCGCCGGATAACTGGCAATACGCGCAAAATCGGCTGTCTGACTGGGTGCAGGGGTTACCGCCGCAGACGGGGATTATTGCGGTGACGGATTCCCGCGCGCGCCATTTGTTGCAGGTCTGCGAACACCTGAATATTGCCGTACCGGAAAAGCTGTGCGTCATCGGGATCGATAACGAAGATCTGATCCGCTACCTTTCTCGCGTTGCGCTCTCGTCAGTCGCGCAGGGCACGCGCCAAATGGGGTATCGCGCGGCGAAACTGCTGCACCAGCTGCTGTTGAATCAGTCTGATGTACCGCTACAGCGTATTTTGGTGCCGCCAGTTCGGGTGGTTGAACGTCGCTCAACAGATTATCGCTCTGTGCACGATCCTGCTGTGATTCAGGCGATGCATTTTATCCGCTATCACGCCTGCAAAGGGATTAAGGTTGAGCAGGTGCTGGATGCGGTAGGGATTTCCCGCTCGAACCTGGAAAAACGCTTCAAAGACGAAGTCGGCCAGACTATTCACGGCATGATTCATGAGGAGAAGTTGGATCGGGCGCGTAACTTGCTAATATCGACCTCACTCTCGATTGGTGAGATCTCATTGATGTGTGGCTACCCTTCGCTGCCCTATTTTTATGCCGTCTTTAAGAAAGGGTATGACATCACGCCGAAAGAGTACCGCGAGCGTTATGGGGAAGGTTATTAA
- the pemB gene encoding pectinesterase PemB: MTKTTYPGTIHRPILSSQEAEHFTLPHYFTRPGHDDQAETDIWQPAPIEIDPATPWVVGPQLGVDGATHTHVQQAVNAALRAQNGRARIEIKLLPGTYTGTVYIPADAPPLTLFGAGEQPNDVVIQLALDSMFSPTTYRETVNSHGEYQPGDPAWYLYDLCASKQNATIDTICAAVVWSQSDNFQMKNLTVVNTLLDSVDSRAHQAVALRTDGDKVQLEKVHLIGRQDTFFVNTSNLQNEYVTDRYSRAYIKDSYIEGDVDYVFGRATAVFERVHFHTVSSRGAKDIHVFAPDSMPWVQYGFLAVACRFTGDEGFSGERKAKLGRAWDQGARQTGYQPGQTANGQLVIRDSTIDASYDRERPWGAAATTARPFTGNADSARNLDDVHFNRLWEYHNIDEA; the protein is encoded by the coding sequence ATGACAAAAACGACGTATCCCGGCACGATTCATCGCCCCATTCTCTCCTCGCAGGAAGCCGAACACTTCACGCTCCCACACTATTTCACGCGGCCTGGACACGATGATCAGGCAGAAACTGACATCTGGCAGCCCGCACCGATTGAGATCGATCCGGCGACGCCCTGGGTTGTCGGGCCACAGCTCGGGGTGGATGGCGCAACGCACACCCATGTTCAACAGGCGGTGAACGCCGCACTGCGGGCGCAGAATGGTCGAGCGCGTATTGAGATTAAATTGCTGCCGGGCACCTATACTGGCACGGTCTATATCCCCGCCGATGCCCCACCGCTCACGCTGTTTGGGGCGGGAGAACAACCGAATGACGTAGTGATTCAACTCGCGTTGGATTCGATGTTTTCACCGACAACCTACCGGGAAACGGTAAATTCGCACGGCGAATATCAGCCCGGTGACCCCGCCTGGTACCTGTACGATCTCTGTGCATCAAAACAGAACGCGACGATTGATACCATTTGTGCCGCCGTGGTCTGGTCGCAAAGCGACAATTTCCAGATGAAGAACCTGACGGTGGTGAATACCTTGCTGGATTCGGTAGACAGCCGAGCACATCAGGCCGTCGCGCTGCGCACCGATGGCGACAAGGTTCAGCTTGAAAAGGTTCACCTCATCGGTCGTCAGGATACGTTTTTCGTCAATACCAGCAACCTTCAGAATGAGTACGTCACGGACCGCTACAGCCGGGCCTACATTAAAGACAGCTACATTGAGGGCGATGTCGATTACGTTTTTGGGCGCGCGACCGCGGTATTCGAGCGCGTCCACTTTCATACGGTTTCCAGCCGTGGGGCGAAAGATATTCACGTCTTCGCGCCCGACAGCATGCCGTGGGTACAATATGGCTTTCTGGCAGTGGCGTGTCGTTTTACGGGAGACGAAGGTTTCAGCGGAGAAAGAAAGGCCAAACTGGGGCGCGCCTGGGATCAGGGAGCAAGGCAGACGGGATATCAGCCGGGCCAGACGGCAAACGGCCAGTTAGTGATTCGCGACAGCACGATTGACGCCAGCTATGACAGAGAACGGCCGTGGGGCGCTGCGGCAACCACCGCACGGCCCTTTACGGGTAACGCGGATTCAGCCCGCAATCTCGACGATGTGCATTTCAATCGGCTGTGGGAATACCACAATATCGACGAAGCGTAA
- the ftrA gene encoding transcriptional regulator FtrA, whose amino-acid sequence MFNPLVVVLAYDGLCTFEFGIAVEVFGLPRPEMGENWYQFAVAGLDSGAMRATGGIHVVADGGLELLTQAGTIIIPGWKGSDVPVPAHLVDALRQAHQQGARLLSICSGVFVLAATGLLSGRRATTHWRYSDTLKMQYPDINIEPDVLYIDEGTILTSAGSAAGIDLGLHLIRRDYGSKAANQVARRLVVAPHRDGGQAQYIEKAVPVDYERSRLGPLIDHVRANLAEEYSVTKLAAISCMSPRTFLRRFSAATGTTPARWLLAERLNTARDLLENTRLSIEKIAETVGFGTAASLRHHFRQQLDLTPSTYRLRFGQRADDIPENLAAKRG is encoded by the coding sequence ATGTTCAATCCGCTTGTTGTCGTACTCGCTTATGATGGCTTGTGTACATTCGAATTTGGTATCGCTGTTGAAGTCTTCGGCCTTCCTCGCCCCGAAATGGGTGAAAATTGGTATCAGTTTGCCGTTGCGGGTTTAGACAGTGGCGCAATGCGGGCAACGGGTGGCATCCATGTGGTTGCCGATGGTGGCCTTGAGCTGTTAACACAGGCAGGAACGATTATCATTCCCGGCTGGAAAGGCAGTGATGTGCCCGTCCCTGCACATCTGGTCGATGCATTACGCCAGGCACATCAGCAGGGTGCCAGGCTGCTCTCTATCTGTTCTGGCGTTTTTGTCCTCGCGGCGACAGGCCTGCTTTCCGGGCGACGCGCGACGACGCATTGGCGCTACAGCGACACGTTAAAAATGCAATATCCTGACATCAACATCGAGCCAGACGTGCTTTATATTGATGAAGGAACGATTCTTACGTCAGCCGGAAGTGCTGCGGGTATCGATCTGGGGCTGCATCTCATACGTCGGGATTACGGCAGCAAAGCAGCCAATCAAGTGGCTCGCCGACTGGTGGTCGCACCGCATCGTGATGGCGGGCAAGCACAGTATATTGAAAAAGCGGTACCTGTAGACTACGAACGCTCGCGACTCGGGCCGCTTATCGATCATGTCCGAGCCAACCTCGCGGAAGAGTATTCCGTTACGAAGCTGGCGGCAATTTCCTGTATGAGCCCACGCACGTTCCTTCGCCGTTTTTCTGCCGCTACGGGTACGACGCCAGCGCGCTGGCTACTGGCCGAACGGCTGAATACCGCACGCGATTTACTGGAAAACACGCGCTTATCGATCGAAAAAATCGCCGAAACGGTGGGATTCGGTACCGCAGCCTCGTTACGCCACCATTTTCGCCAGCAGCTCGATCTCACGCCCTCAACCTATCGGTTGCGCTTCGGGCAGAGAGCCGATGATATCCCAGAGAATCTTGCCGCTAAGAGAGGATAA